ACTCTAAGTAAGACACGCTCTCTAATTAACATGGCTACACGCCTGCTGCCACTTCCAATTCTTGTGATGCTGCCAGCGCTGATCCTTGCTGATGAGTCTGACTCTGGTAGGACTTGCCCCAAAGGTGTCCACAACATTTGTCCCCTCGTTCTGAATCAACTCATCCTCGAGTTGGATGTTCAGATACTGACATTAAAGTTCTTCCAGCAGTTCCCACGTTGCACCTTTACCTTGTTGATTCGATACCCAGCTTTGTTCAGTGAGGGATTTGGGCGACATCAGGGTTGGGTGCCGCTGGTGAAAGGGCAACAGGGGACCCTGAGCTTTGATAGGCGTCTTTGCGTCTTTCCTCCCTCCCGTGCTCACACCAGGCGGCGGCTGTGTCGCCAGCGGCTGCTGACCCAGGTACCAGGGCCAGCGGCGGCGACCGGCAGAACAAAGGTACCAAAGAAAGAAGGCTGTGAGGGAAAGGATGGGGGCATCGGGGCACTAGGGTTGCTGGTTGCCTCTTAACTGGGCTGAGTGGGCTCTTACCTGGGCTGGAAAAGTATCCAAAACGTACTGGCAAAGTATCCTTCTAGTATCGCAATTGTTTTAAATCATTTATTCTCGGATACTCCAGGGATACGTATCGGGGGTGTATCGGTATCAGATTCGGTATCCGATACGAATTCGCTGGTCGGCTGAAGTATCCGTACATTCGAGGCTGCTGCTGTGCCTCTCCACTGAAGCAGGAGCTCACATTGTCCATGGTTCGACTTTGTATGCACCACCTTGTCTGGGTAGGAAGCACTCACCTATGCAGAATGTCTGGAGGGGTCCTTGATACTCCTTGAGCAGAGCCATGTGGACGGCATCATGTATCTTGGCACAGACAGATATTGAAAATGATAGGCCACTGAATCAGTTTGTTCCAAAATTTTAAAGGGTCCATAAAAGGTTGCACTGTCTCCTTGACACCTGGTACGGTAGCCCCCACCAAACCTGCTGGCCTACAGCATAGTCAACCTGGCAGTAGTTCTGGTCATATTGGTCTTTCATAACAGCCTGAACTTGCAGTGATCTTTCCCTTATTTCGTTGATAAACTCATCCCTACCCCTCATCTGATTATGAACAGCAGTTATCTTTGCCTTGTCAGCAGTTATCTTTGCCTTGTCTGGTTTATAGAATAAGAGTCGGTGATTCACTTAGCACAATGCTGAGGGCACTCTCTAGTTAGGCAGCGAAATCACATCAGTTTGACTGTCCAACTGTGGATGGAAAGTTGCGGTCATCCGCAGCTTGATACCAGACATATGGAATGACTCTTGCCAAAAGTTGCTGGTAGAAGTGCTCATCTGTGAATTTTATCTATTTAGTTTAGTTTGGTGAGTATATCTTCTGACTAGTATGATGGAAATTATTTTTATGCTCTTGGTTGTTAAAAATGCCAGTAGTGTATCAGTTTTACACTCTTTGGTTTATGCGGAATCATGCTGCAAATCGGATTCGGAatttttatattaaaaaaatatccATGTCTTCAACTATCGCGAAAGTCTACTTTTATTTATATTTAACCCCTCTAAACTTTGTATGTCATCAGAAATCGCCAGTTGTGTTTCTCTTGGAGTTGTGTGTACTTCTGTATATAATAGTTCCATATGGACCTTTTCTCTTTTTACATCCAAGTATTTATCTGAAGCCCCCTTTCTAGCAAAGGGAACTTATGTTCACTGTATTACGATTGACCATGTTGTATGTTTACAGCTGATAGACTGGATGGAAGCTCGTGGGGCATACTTGCTTCCTGGGGATCATGCGCTGCGGCTTGACCTTGTATGCAAAGTGAATGGGCTAGAAGCTGCCGAAGAATACTTCTTGAGTCTTCCGGATATGCATAAATCAGTGAAAACATATTCCTCTCTGCTTAACTGCTATGCAGAACACAAGCCAGAGAAAGGTCTGGAACTGTATGAAAAGATGAGAACCATGAACATCGTTCCGAATACACTGGTGTACAAGAATTTGATGTCCTTGTACCTGAAGGCAGGCCAGCCAGAGAAAGTCCTCAAAACATTTGAAGAAATGCGAGGAAATGGCATACAAACAGATAATTTTACATACTGCATCCTGACAGAAAGCCATATTATGGTTAATGGCCTagaatccaccaagaagttcctgGAAGATTTGGAGAAGTCAATTCCAGTTCACTGGTCCCTGTACACTGTGCTGGCTAACAACTACAATAAAGTGGGGCAGTTTGACAAGGCGGAATTGGCCCTAAAGAAAGCTGAGGAAGTCATGGACAAGGGTGAGATGTTTGCTTGGCATAATCTTCTCTCCCTCTATGCCAGTTCCGGCAACTTGTCTGAGGTCAAGAGGCTTTGGGTATCTCTGAGGTCAGAATTGAAGATATGTTCAAACAGAAGTTACCTAGTGATGCTTTCATCTCTGAAAAAGCTAGATGATTTCGACTCCATGCAGCAGGTCTTCCAGGAGTGGGAATTCACTCAACAGAGCTTTGACATGAGGATACCAAACGTGATGATTCGAGCTTACCTTGCCAAGGACATGACAGACGAAGCCGAGGCTCTCCGCCAGGCAGCTATGGCCCAAGGCCGTTCCGATCCTGTGACCTTCTACATATTCGCTGAGTCCTATCTGGAGAAATCCAGGACCGACGCAGCGCTCCAGGTCTGGAGGGACGCAGAGAAGATAGTCAACACCCCAAACTGGGTACCACGGCCAGAGCTCGTGAAGAGATTTCTGAAGCATTTTGAGGAGGCGAAGGATGTGGACGGGATGGAGTCGTTCTGCGCGTGCCTTGAGAAGCTGGAGTGCCTCGACGCAGATGCTCGTGACGCCCTGTCCCGGACCTATGTAGCTGCCGGCAGAACAAATCCCTCTTATCATTCACCAGACGGAAGAAGACCAGGTTGAGACTAGACCTGGCTAGAAGCAAAGGCGCGCCGTTGCGTCCCACCGTTGTCGAAACAACTTTTCCCGCCCTTTAATTGTTTGGCGTTGATGGCCTGAGCATGAGCTTTATGATTTTGCCCTTTAGTTTCATGCTGATAGTCTTTAGTTCCCCTTTAGTTTCATGTTGATAGCCTTGCCCTTGTGGCATCAGAGAGATAAACATGTACTCTACTTACAAGCTGGTTATATACATGTTGAAGATGGCAACCAGAATTATTCATGTTGAAGCTACTAACTATCCATCCGTCCCAAGATAAgggtctcaactttgtactaactttaatggGCAATCTGAGAATTTTCTGTGGACTACTGTTTATCAACAAAGAGGGTCAACACCAGTAGCAGTGCCTGTGAAATATTTAGTTGAAATTCTCTTGTATAAAGTAAGCCCACTAATAATCATCAACAcaagtaatggaatgaaacaaaaTTACGTACACCCTTGTAAAAAACAGTACTACAAGTAGATTTTTTGGAAAGCAGATGGAGAGATCTGTATTGCAAATTTGCAAGCATCTCCTTGGTTCTTGTAACACGGAAACGAAGAGTTGATGTGAAATATATGGATAATAGTAGACAAACTAACTTGATTATCATTTATTATCGAATTTCATGAGTACTAGAACCattgcatatactccctccgtttcacatATATAAGATGTTTTAACTTTTTTATGTATATATAGACACGTTTTGGTGtgttgttcactcatttcagtccgtatgtagtccatgttAAAGTATCCAAGACATCTTATCTTTGTGAATGGATGCAGTAGTTAGCAACATAAACGCCCCCTAGTGTCTACTGCTCTCTGTTCCTTGTCCACAGATGGCAGTACCAAAAAGTTCGTTTGATAAGAAACCAATTGTCAATCTGCTGCATGGCTAAATCTAACTTGTCTGCCCTAAGTCAAGCTTGTTTGAGTTTGATCAAGTGTATTAAATAAACATGGTAAAACCTGCAAAATTAAATATACATACTATGTGATTATATTTTGTAACAATCTAATAAAATTAATTTGGTGTTTCAGATATTAATATAGTTTTCTTACGGCATTTACAACCATAATGTACAAATTGACTCCTCAAACATGCGTGGACGTGTTTGGTCAATGTTCGTGTGTGTCCGTTTTGAATCCTTACCTTTTGTGACACACAACCACACACCTTAAATTGTTCTCCGCACATTATGGCATTTCAACGAGTAACTTCTATGTGACACTGCGAAAGCACACAACAGCGACGAATGTGGCGCGTGGCCAGTGAATGTTATATGATGTCGCGTTCTTCTTTCCGAAAGTAAAGGGACAGTGGCTGCAGGTGAGGTCGTTGGTTAGCTGCAGTTGACATGGAGTGTTGCCTGGGCATGCCCGCAACTCCTCATATTGCTCCCACATAATGATCTGAGTTTTAGGAGTGTCGGTCAGTCGGGTGTTTAGAGAGGAAGTGAGGGTTCTGGTTGGGGCATATTTTTGACCAGGCACTAACCGACAGATGTTCCGAACATTTAGAGAGGGAATAAGGggcccggttgtagatgctctttaTAAACCTTGGCCGAGCCTTACAACGTTTAACATACAAGACATTATAATTTCAATCAATTTCGAACGGGAGTATCCTATTACACAAATTGTTGCATCtattttttatgtatttttaaGAATTTTGATAATAATGGACGCGGATTTGATGAACATGGGTGCGTGTGCATTCTTTATGaataataaattcaaaaaatgctaGGAAAAATATCTGATTTTTTTAATATACATAGTCAACCGGTATATTCGCAAATGAAGTCTCACGAAAAAATCACATCCGTGGTAATctaggcaaaaatgacaaaatcgaaGCTATACTAAAAAACACTGTTTAATGAATAGTATGGTCGCATttgtattttcttcactaagaATATTATGGATGTCAATAC
This region of Triticum aestivum cultivar Chinese Spring chromosome 2D, IWGSC CS RefSeq v2.1, whole genome shotgun sequence genomic DNA includes:
- the LOC123055157 gene encoding pentatricopeptide repeat-containing protein At4g01990, mitochondrial — its product is MARAALLRSLPPRRVRPFSSPAAAPSPLTGGGSSAPRAAQGRELGGAVGFRTEEVPEFSPESPMLRAAAEAALRRVSPAPAGPVHAQYRQGPVLRVAWLPLYRRLSKLPPAAPLGCVAAELDRWLRERQPLCEHQLLFYVRKLRNFRQHRRALELIDWMEARGAYLLPGDHALRLDLVCKVNGLEAAEEYFLSLPDMHKSVKTYSSLLNCYAEHKPEKGLELYEKMRTMNIVPNTLVYKNLMSLYLKAGQPEKVLKTFEEMRGNGIQTDNFTYCILTESHIMVNGLESTKKFLEDLEKSIPVHWSLYTVLANNYNKVGQFDKAELALKKAEEVMDKGEMFAWHNLLSLYASSGNLSEVKRLWVSLRSELKICSNRSYLVMLSSLKKLDDFDSMQQVFQEWEFTQQSFDMRIPNVMIRAYLAKDMTDEAEALRQAAMAQGRSDPVTFYIFAESYLEKSRTDAALQVWRDAEKIVNTPNWVPRPELVKRFLKHFEEAKDVDGMESFCACLEKLECLDADARDALSRTYVAAGRTNPSYHSPDGRRPG